From Paraburkholderia sabiae, a single genomic window includes:
- a CDS encoding arginine/lysine/ornithine decarboxylase, whose translation MKFRFPVVIIDEDFRSENISGSGIRALAEAIEKEGAEVLGLTSYGDLTSFAQQSSRASCFILSIDDDELLPYVENNDGEAPDIAPAIIDLRAFVEAVRKRNADIPIFLYGETRTSRHLPNDILRELHGFIHMFEDTPEFVARHIIREAKVYLDSLAPPFFKELVQYADEGSYSWHCPGHSGGVAFLKNPLGQMFHQFFGENMLRADVCNAVDELGQLLDHTGPVAASERNAARIFSADHLFFVTNGTSTSNKIVWHATVAPGDIVLVDRNCHKSILHAITMTHAIPVFLTPTRNHFGIIGPIPRDEFKPENIRKKIEANPFAREALAKNPKVKPRILTITQSTYDGVIYNVEMIKDLLGDLLDTLHFDEAWLPHAEFHEFYQDMHAIGAGRPRTGALVFATHSTHKLLAGISQASQIVVQDSENSTFDKHRFNEAYLMHTSTSPQYAIIASCDVAAAMMEPPGGTALVEESIAEALDFRRAMRKVDAEYGDDWFFKVWGPEELAEEGIGSREDWMLRPNDRWHGFGPLADGFNMLDPIKATIITPGLDVDGEFGETGIPAAIVTKYLAEHGIIVEKTGLYSFFIMFTIGITKGRWNSMVTELQQFKDDYDNNQPLWRVLPEFVAQHPAYERIGLRDLCEQIHSVYRANDIARLTTEMYLSSMEPAMKPSDAFAKLAHREIDRVPIDELEGRVTSILLTPYPPGIPLLIPGERFNRTIVNYLKFAREFNERFPGFHTDIHGLVGETINGRIEYFVDCVRDS comes from the coding sequence ATGAAGTTCCGTTTCCCCGTCGTCATCATCGACGAAGATTTCCGCTCCGAGAACATCTCGGGTTCAGGCATCCGGGCGCTTGCCGAGGCCATCGAAAAAGAAGGCGCGGAAGTGCTGGGTCTCACGAGCTATGGCGATCTGACGTCGTTCGCGCAGCAGTCGAGCCGCGCGTCGTGCTTCATCCTGTCGATCGACGACGATGAACTGCTGCCCTACGTCGAGAACAACGACGGCGAAGCGCCCGACATCGCGCCCGCGATCATCGATCTGCGCGCATTCGTCGAAGCGGTGCGCAAGCGCAACGCGGACATCCCGATCTTCCTGTACGGCGAAACGCGCACGTCGCGCCACCTGCCGAACGACATCCTGCGCGAGCTGCACGGCTTCATCCACATGTTCGAGGACACGCCGGAGTTCGTCGCGCGCCACATCATCCGCGAGGCGAAGGTGTATCTGGATTCGCTTGCGCCGCCGTTCTTCAAGGAACTGGTGCAGTACGCGGACGAAGGCTCGTACTCGTGGCACTGCCCGGGCCACTCGGGCGGCGTCGCGTTCCTGAAGAACCCGCTCGGCCAGATGTTCCACCAGTTCTTCGGCGAGAACATGCTGCGCGCGGACGTCTGCAATGCCGTCGACGAACTCGGCCAGCTGCTCGATCACACGGGCCCGGTTGCCGCGTCGGAGCGCAACGCGGCGCGCATCTTCAGCGCGGATCACCTGTTCTTCGTGACGAACGGCACGTCGACTTCGAACAAGATCGTCTGGCACGCCACCGTTGCGCCGGGTGACATCGTGCTGGTCGACCGCAACTGCCACAAGTCGATCCTGCACGCGATCACGATGACGCACGCAATTCCCGTGTTCCTCACGCCGACGCGCAATCACTTCGGCATCATCGGGCCGATTCCGCGCGACGAGTTCAAGCCGGAAAACATCCGCAAGAAGATCGAGGCGAATCCGTTCGCGCGCGAGGCGCTGGCGAAGAATCCGAAGGTCAAGCCGCGTATTCTGACGATCACGCAGAGCACGTACGACGGCGTGATCTACAACGTCGAAATGATCAAGGATCTGCTCGGCGATCTGCTCGATACGCTGCACTTCGACGAAGCGTGGCTGCCGCACGCCGAGTTCCACGAGTTCTATCAGGACATGCACGCGATCGGCGCGGGCCGTCCGCGTACGGGCGCGCTGGTGTTCGCGACGCACTCCACGCACAAGCTGCTGGCGGGCATTTCGCAGGCGTCGCAGATCGTCGTGCAGGACTCGGAGAACAGCACGTTCGACAAACACCGCTTCAACGAGGCGTATCTGATGCACACGTCGACGTCGCCGCAATACGCGATCATCGCGTCGTGCGACGTGGCGGCCGCAATGATGGAGCCGCCGGGCGGCACGGCGCTGGTCGAGGAATCGATCGCCGAAGCGCTGGATTTCCGCCGCGCGATGCGCAAGGTCGACGCCGAATACGGCGACGACTGGTTCTTCAAGGTCTGGGGCCCGGAAGAGCTGGCGGAAGAAGGCATCGGCTCGCGCGAAGACTGGATGCTGCGTCCGAACGACCGCTGGCACGGCTTCGGCCCGCTCGCGGACGGCTTCAACATGCTCGACCCGATCAAGGCGACGATCATCACGCCGGGCCTCGACGTGGACGGCGAATTCGGCGAAACGGGCATTCCCGCTGCGATCGTCACGAAGTATCTGGCCGAGCACGGCATCATCGTCGAGAAGACGGGTCTGTACTCGTTCTTCATCATGTTCACGATCGGCATCACGAAGGGCCGCTGGAACTCGATGGTCACGGAACTCCAGCAGTTCAAGGACGACTACGACAACAACCAGCCGCTGTGGCGCGTGCTGCCCGAGTTCGTCGCGCAGCATCCGGCGTACGAGCGCATCGGCCTGCGCGATCTGTGCGAGCAGATCCACAGCGTCTACCGCGCGAACGACATCGCGCGTCTGACGACGGAGATGTACCTGTCGAGCATGGAACCGGCGATGAAGCCGTCCGACGCGTTCGCGAAGCTCGCGCACCGCGAGATCGACCGCGTGCCTATCGACGAACTCGAAGGCCGTGTCACGTCGATCCTGCTGACGCCGTATCCGCCGGGCATTCCGCTGCTGATTCCGGGCGAGCGCTTCAACCGGACCATCGTGAACTACCTGAAGTTCGCGCGTGAATTCAACGAGCGCTTCCCGGGTTTCCATACGGATATCCACGGGCTCGTCGGCGAAACGATCAACGGACGCATCGAGTACTTCGTCGATTGCGTGCGCGATTCGTGA
- the dcd gene encoding dCTP deaminase, whose product MSIKSDKWIRRMAAEHKMIEPFAPNQVRATEDGRKIVSYGTSSYGYDIRCADEFKIFTNINSTIVDPKNFDEKSFVDFKGDVCIIPPNSFALARTVEYFRIPRSVLTVCLGKSTYARCGIIVNVTPFEPEWEGHVTLEFSNTTPLPAKIYANEGVAQVLFFESDEICDVSYADRGGKYQGQHGVTLPKT is encoded by the coding sequence ATGAGCATCAAATCCGACAAGTGGATCCGGCGCATGGCCGCAGAGCACAAGATGATCGAGCCGTTCGCGCCGAATCAGGTGCGCGCGACGGAAGACGGTCGCAAGATCGTCAGCTACGGCACGTCGAGCTACGGCTACGACATCCGCTGTGCCGACGAATTCAAGATCTTCACGAACATCAACTCGACGATCGTCGATCCGAAGAACTTTGACGAGAAATCGTTTGTCGATTTCAAGGGCGACGTCTGCATCATCCCGCCGAACTCGTTCGCGCTCGCGCGCACGGTCGAATATTTCCGCATTCCGCGCAGCGTGCTGACGGTGTGCCTCGGCAAGTCGACGTATGCGCGTTGCGGCATCATCGTCAACGTGACGCCGTTCGAGCCGGAATGGGAAGGGCACGTTACGCTCGAATTCTCAAATACGACACCTTTGCCTGCGAAAATCTACGCGAACGAAGGCGTCGCGCAAGTGCTGTTCTTCGAAAGCGACGAGATCTGCGATGTGTCCTATGCGGATCGCGGCGGCAAGTATCAAGGTCAGCACGGCGTGACGTTGCCGAAGACCTGA
- a CDS encoding superoxide dismutase family protein, protein MRKRIGGEAIKTIVVLAATSALLSGCMGFLKPQEKRADAQLLPTLGNQTRGMVTFIERADGVQVTYNLTGLPPNSDHALQVHERGDCNSADGSGAGAVFAPAAERLKSGTRVEGDLGNIHADAAGVAAGFIVAPDVSLDGVRSVLQRAVLLHREASDPYAYPQHGAGPALACGLIRQ, encoded by the coding sequence ATGAGAAAACGAATCGGCGGCGAGGCGATCAAGACCATCGTCGTCCTGGCTGCGACCAGCGCCCTGCTGTCAGGGTGCATGGGCTTCCTGAAGCCACAGGAGAAACGCGCGGATGCGCAACTGCTGCCGACGCTGGGCAACCAGACGCGCGGCATGGTCACGTTCATCGAGCGCGCGGACGGCGTTCAGGTCACCTACAACCTCACGGGCCTTCCGCCGAACAGCGATCACGCGCTGCAGGTTCACGAGCGCGGCGACTGCAATTCCGCCGATGGTTCGGGTGCGGGCGCCGTGTTCGCGCCGGCTGCGGAGCGGTTGAAGTCGGGTACGCGCGTCGAAGGCGACCTCGGCAATATTCACGCTGACGCAGCGGGTGTCGCGGCGGGCTTCATCGTCGCGCCGGACGTGTCGCTCGACGGCGTGCGCTCGGTGCTGCAGCGCGCCGTGCTGCTGCATCGCGAAGCCTCCGATCCCTACGCGTATCCGCAACATGGCGCCGGTCCTGCGCTCGCTTGCGGGTTGATCCGTCAATAA
- the apbC gene encoding iron-sulfur cluster carrier protein ApbC, producing MSIDRALVDAALAAVTDPNTQRPFAAAKNFRNVNVDGATVGVDVVLGYPAKRQFDAIRALVENALRAVPGVADTRVQVSQDIAAHTVQRGVKLLPNVKNIVAVASGKGGVGKSTTAVNLALALASEGASVGILDADIYGPSLPMMLGIEGRPESPDGQSMNPMAGHGVQANSIGFLVEQDNPMVWRGPMATSALEQLLRQTNWKDLDYLIVDMPPGTGDIQLTLSQRVPVTGAVIVTTPQDIALLDAKKGLKMFEKVGIPILGIVENMGLHICSNCGHEEHIFGTGGAERMSKEYGVDVLGSLPLDIAIREQADSGHPTVAADPDGRVAEIYRTIARKVAIHIAERSRDMSSKFPTIVVQNT from the coding sequence ATGAGCATCGATCGGGCTTTGGTCGACGCGGCCCTCGCGGCTGTGACCGACCCCAACACCCAACGGCCCTTCGCAGCAGCGAAGAACTTCAGGAACGTGAATGTCGATGGTGCCACGGTCGGCGTCGACGTGGTACTCGGCTATCCGGCCAAGCGTCAGTTCGACGCAATCCGCGCGCTTGTCGAGAATGCGCTGCGCGCGGTGCCCGGTGTCGCCGATACCCGCGTGCAGGTCTCGCAGGACATTGCTGCGCACACGGTGCAGCGCGGCGTCAAACTGTTGCCGAACGTGAAGAACATCGTTGCCGTCGCGTCGGGCAAGGGCGGCGTCGGCAAGAGCACGACGGCCGTGAACCTGGCGCTCGCGCTCGCGAGCGAAGGCGCGTCGGTGGGCATTCTCGACGCGGACATCTACGGTCCGTCGCTGCCGATGATGCTCGGCATCGAAGGCCGCCCCGAGTCGCCCGACGGGCAGTCGATGAACCCGATGGCGGGTCACGGCGTGCAGGCGAACTCGATCGGCTTTCTGGTCGAGCAGGACAATCCGATGGTGTGGCGCGGTCCGATGGCAACGTCGGCGCTCGAACAGTTGCTGCGCCAGACCAACTGGAAAGACCTCGACTATCTGATCGTCGACATGCCGCCGGGCACGGGCGACATCCAGCTCACGCTGTCGCAGCGCGTGCCCGTGACGGGCGCGGTGATCGTCACGACGCCGCAGGACATCGCGCTGCTCGACGCGAAGAAGGGCTTGAAGATGTTCGAGAAGGTCGGCATTCCGATCCTCGGCATCGTCGAAAACATGGGTCTGCATATCTGCTCGAACTGCGGCCACGAGGAGCACATCTTCGGTACGGGCGGGGCGGAGCGCATGTCGAAGGAATATGGCGTCGACGTGCTGGGCAGTCTGCCGCTCGATATCGCGATCCGTGAACAGGCCGACTCGGGCCATCCAACGGTCGCCGCGGACCCGGACGGCCGCGTCGCGGAGATCTATCGGACGATTGCGCGCAAGGTCGCGATTCATATCGCCGAGCGCTCGCGCGACATGAGCTCGAAGTTCCCGACCATCGTCGTGCAGAACACGTAA
- a CDS encoding OmpA family protein, with protein MNAKIMTRLSALAVVGALLGGCATQQGTNTAVGTGVGAGTGAALGAIFGGGKGAAIGAGVGAAVGGVTGYNWQNIKNKLGGATKGTGTQITEQPDGSLKLNIPSSVTFDTNSYAIKPSFAPVLTQVAQTLNQNPEVVAQVVGHTDSTGQPAYNQTLSVNRAQSVAQQLATDGVAAQRLSATGMGATQPIADNNTETGRAQNRRVEIYLRAMAQHAQ; from the coding sequence ATGAATGCAAAAATCATGACCCGCCTGTCGGCACTGGCTGTCGTCGGAGCACTGCTCGGCGGCTGCGCGACCCAGCAAGGCACGAACACGGCTGTCGGCACGGGCGTCGGCGCGGGCACGGGCGCCGCACTCGGCGCGATCTTCGGTGGCGGCAAGGGCGCGGCCATCGGTGCGGGCGTCGGCGCGGCAGTCGGCGGCGTGACCGGCTACAACTGGCAGAACATCAAGAACAAGCTCGGCGGCGCGACCAAGGGCACGGGCACGCAGATCACCGAGCAGCCGGACGGCTCGCTCAAGCTGAACATCCCCAGCTCGGTCACGTTCGACACCAACAGCTACGCGATCAAGCCGTCGTTCGCGCCGGTGCTGACGCAGGTTGCGCAAACGCTGAACCAGAACCCGGAAGTGGTCGCGCAAGTCGTGGGCCACACGGATAGCACCGGTCAGCCGGCGTACAACCAGACGCTTTCCGTCAACCGCGCGCAGAGCGTGGCGCAGCAACTCGCCACGGACGGCGTCGCGGCGCAACGCCTGTCGGCTACGGGCATGGGTGCGACCCAGCCGATCGCCGACAACAACACGGAAACGGGCCGCGCGCAGAACCGTCGCGTCGAGATCTACCTGCGCGCAATGGCGCAGCACGCGCAGTAA
- the metG gene encoding methionine--tRNA ligase: MSATDATAVQSADLTAAGAPQGRRQILVTSALPYANGQIHIGHLVEYIQTDIWVRALRMHGHEVYYVGADDTHGTPIMLKAEQEGITPKQLIDRVWQEHKRDFDAFGISFDNYYSTDSEENRVLSESIYTSLQAAGLIEARDIEQAYDPVKEMFLPDRFIKGECPKCHAKDQYGDNCEVCGSTYQPTELINPYSVVSGATPIKKTSTHYFFKLSDPRCENFLRGWVGGLAQQEATNKMREWLGDAGEAKLADWDISRDAPYFGFEIPGAPGKYFYVWLDAPVGYYASFRSLAEKRGLDFDAWTKKGATTEQYHFIGKDILYFHTLFWPAMLEFSGHRTPTNVFAHGFLTVDGAKMSKSRGTFITANSVIETGMNPEWLRYYFAAKLNSTMEDIDLNLEDFQARVNSDLVGKYVNIASRAAGFLIKRFDGRVQDSAMQHPLLASLRNAIPQIAAHYEARDYGRALRLTMELADSVNAYVDTAKPWDQAKDPANSVALHETCSVSLEAFRLLSLALKPVLPKVIEAAESFLGIQPLKWTDADTPLTSTRAINAYKHLMTRVDPKQIEALLTANRGSLQPAAGAETQTADAKAKAKAHAKATAHAHGDAPAKADDSGIITIDDFAKIDLRIAKIVDCKAVEGSDKLLQLTLDVGEEKTRNVFSGIKSAYQPEQLVGKLTVMVANLAPRKMKFGLSEGMVLAASAADEKAEPGIYVLEPDSGAKPGMRVK; the protein is encoded by the coding sequence ATGTCAGCAACCGACGCCACCGCGGTTCAATCCGCGGACCTCACCGCCGCCGGCGCGCCGCAGGGCCGCCGCCAGATCCTCGTCACGTCTGCCCTGCCGTACGCGAACGGGCAAATCCATATCGGCCATCTGGTCGAATATATCCAGACGGACATCTGGGTCCGCGCGCTGCGAATGCACGGGCACGAGGTCTACTACGTCGGCGCCGACGACACGCACGGCACCCCGATCATGCTGAAGGCGGAGCAGGAAGGCATCACGCCCAAGCAGCTGATCGACCGCGTGTGGCAGGAGCACAAGCGCGACTTCGACGCGTTCGGCATTTCGTTCGACAACTACTACTCGACCGATTCCGAAGAAAACCGCGTGCTGTCCGAATCGATCTACACGTCGCTGCAGGCGGCCGGACTGATCGAAGCGCGCGACATCGAGCAGGCGTACGACCCCGTCAAGGAAATGTTCCTGCCGGACCGCTTCATCAAGGGCGAGTGCCCGAAGTGCCACGCGAAGGACCAGTACGGCGACAACTGCGAAGTGTGCGGCTCGACCTATCAGCCGACTGAGCTGATCAATCCGTACTCCGTCGTGTCGGGCGCGACGCCCATCAAGAAGACATCGACGCACTACTTCTTCAAGCTGTCCGATCCGCGCTGCGAGAATTTTCTGCGCGGCTGGGTCGGCGGTCTCGCGCAGCAGGAAGCGACCAACAAGATGCGCGAGTGGCTCGGCGACGCCGGCGAAGCCAAGCTCGCCGACTGGGACATCTCGCGCGACGCGCCCTATTTCGGCTTCGAAATTCCGGGTGCGCCGGGCAAGTACTTCTACGTGTGGCTGGACGCGCCCGTCGGCTACTACGCGAGCTTCAGGAGTCTTGCGGAAAAGCGCGGCCTCGATTTCGACGCGTGGACGAAAAAAGGCGCGACGACCGAGCAGTATCACTTCATCGGCAAGGACATCCTGTACTTCCACACGCTGTTCTGGCCGGCGATGCTCGAGTTCTCGGGTCATCGCACGCCGACCAACGTGTTCGCGCACGGCTTCCTGACCGTCGACGGCGCGAAGATGTCGAAGTCGCGCGGCACCTTCATCACGGCGAACAGCGTGATCGAAACGGGCATGAACCCGGAATGGCTGCGCTACTACTTCGCGGCCAAGCTGAACAGCACGATGGAAGACATCGACCTGAACCTGGAAGACTTCCAGGCGCGCGTGAACAGCGACCTCGTCGGCAAGTACGTGAACATCGCGAGCCGCGCGGCGGGTTTCCTGATCAAGCGCTTCGACGGCCGCGTGCAGGACAGCGCGATGCAGCATCCGCTGCTCGCGTCGCTGCGCAACGCGATTCCGCAGATCGCCGCGCACTACGAGGCACGCGACTACGGCCGCGCGCTGCGTCTGACGATGGAACTCGCGGACTCCGTCAACGCTTACGTCGACACGGCCAAGCCGTGGGATCAGGCGAAGGATCCCGCGAACTCGGTTGCGCTGCATGAAACGTGCAGCGTGTCGCTGGAAGCGTTCCGTCTGTTGTCGCTGGCGCTCAAGCCGGTGCTGCCGAAGGTCATCGAAGCCGCCGAGTCGTTCCTCGGCATCCAGCCGCTCAAGTGGACAGACGCCGACACGCCGCTGACGTCGACGCGCGCGATCAACGCGTACAAGCATCTGATGACGCGCGTCGATCCGAAGCAGATCGAAGCGCTGCTGACCGCGAACCGCGGCTCGCTGCAGCCGGCAGCTGGCGCCGAAACGCAAACGGCCGACGCCAAGGCGAAAGCCAAGGCGCACGCGAAAGCGACGGCCCACGCGCACGGCGACGCGCCCGCGAAGGCCGACGACAGCGGCATCATCACGATCGACGACTTCGCGAAGATCGATCTGCGCATCGCGAAGATCGTCGATTGCAAAGCGGTCGAAGGCTCGGACAAGCTGCTGCAACTGACGCTCGACGTCGGCGAAGAGAAGACGCGCAACGTGTTCTCGGGCATCAAGTCGGCGTATCAGCCGGAGCAGCTGGTCGGCAAGCTGACCGTGATGGTCGCGAACCTCGCGCCGCGCAAGATGAAGTTCGGCTTGTCGGAAGGCATGGTGCTCGCGGCATCGGCTGCGGATGAGAAAGCCGAACCGGGCATCTATGTGCTCGAACCGGACAGCGGCGCGAAGCCGGGCATGCGCGTGAAGTAA
- a CDS encoding IS4 family transposase → MLVDDLRLLVESQPPLDWDRLGQHLPYKWIEYAVQASGSASVRRRRLPAQQVVWLVIALALYRHQSISEVVDELDLALPAPDASFVSKSAIAQARQRIGAAPLAWLFHESARNWIAQDQAKYLFKGFSLFAMDGTTLRTTDSVANRRHFGASAAAHGRVGSYPQLRAVTLTALATHLVCDAGFGPYDINEMIWARELIPRVPDNSITVFDKGFLSAQILCNLASGGENRHFIIPARSNLRWEVVSGCDGDQIVRMRVSPQARTKCPELPEFWQARAVLAVDARGRQRTLLTSLTDRRRFKAADIVSCYERRWQIETSYHELKQSMLGMELTLRSQTVQGVYQEFWGALIAYNLSRLEMARAALDARHAPDELSFIRAFHTIQYEMTWAAVTRSYGKLPALLRRLRERLKQLPNDKRPGRSCARAVKSRPFRYTVRFLKRDLN, encoded by the coding sequence ATGCTGGTCGATGATTTGCGCCTCCTTGTTGAATCACAGCCGCCGCTCGATTGGGACCGGCTGGGCCAGCATCTGCCGTACAAATGGATCGAGTATGCGGTGCAGGCCAGTGGCAGTGCCAGCGTGCGTCGGCGTCGGCTACCCGCACAGCAGGTCGTGTGGCTAGTGATTGCGCTGGCGTTGTATCGGCACCAGTCGATCAGCGAGGTCGTCGATGAACTGGACCTTGCGCTACCCGCACCCGATGCGTCATTTGTCAGCAAGAGCGCCATCGCCCAGGCGCGGCAGCGTATCGGCGCCGCCCCCCTGGCGTGGCTGTTTCATGAATCGGCCCGGAACTGGATCGCGCAGGATCAGGCGAAGTACCTGTTCAAGGGATTCTCGCTATTCGCGATGGATGGCACGACGCTGCGAACCACCGACAGTGTCGCCAACCGCAGGCATTTCGGCGCCTCGGCTGCCGCTCACGGTCGGGTGGGCAGCTATCCCCAACTGCGCGCGGTCACGCTCACCGCCCTGGCGACGCATCTGGTGTGTGATGCCGGGTTCGGCCCTTACGATATCAATGAGATGATCTGGGCGCGTGAGCTCATCCCTCGTGTGCCAGACAACTCCATTACCGTTTTTGATAAGGGGTTCCTGTCGGCCCAGATCCTGTGCAATCTGGCTTCAGGCGGCGAGAACCGGCATTTCATCATCCCGGCCAGATCGAACCTGCGCTGGGAGGTCGTGAGCGGGTGCGACGGTGACCAGATCGTGCGCATGCGTGTGTCGCCGCAGGCCCGCACGAAATGCCCCGAGCTGCCCGAATTCTGGCAGGCGCGCGCCGTGCTGGCCGTCGATGCACGTGGCCGGCAACGGACATTGCTCACGTCCCTGACTGATCGAAGGCGTTTCAAGGCGGCTGACATTGTGTCGTGCTACGAGCGTCGCTGGCAGATCGAGACCAGCTACCATGAACTGAAGCAGTCGATGCTGGGCATGGAACTGACCCTTCGCAGCCAGACCGTACAAGGTGTCTATCAGGAGTTCTGGGGGGCTCTGATCGCCTATAACCTGAGTCGCCTGGAGATGGCCAGGGCGGCACTCGACGCCCGGCACGCACCCGACGAGCTGAGCTTCATCCGCGCGTTTCACACCATTCAGTACGAAATGACGTGGGCGGCCGTGACGCGCTCGTACGGCAAACTGCCAGCGCTGCTCAGGCGCCTGCGCGAGCGGCTCAAGCAACTTCCCAACGACAAACGGCCCGGGCGCAGTTGCGCTCGGGCCGTCAAATCCAGACCGTTTCGCTATACCGTTCGGTTCCTCAAAAGAGACCTTAACTGA